The stretch of DNA TTATCCAGGATTACCAATACCTCGACTTACAGCCCATGTCCATCGATGTGAACTTGCAAGATGCCTTGTCTAAGCAAAATATCAGGGTGTCCGTCCCTGCACAATTCACCGTAGCCATTGGCAACGAACCCAGTCTGATGCAAGCCGCCGCTGAGCGCTTACTGGGGATGCCTAGTGCGACGATCCGGTCCTTAGCCCACGACATCATTATGGGTCAAATGCGGCTGGTGATTGCCAATATGGACATCGAGGAATTGAACTCCGACCGAGATAAGTTTGTCACCTCGGTCTATGATCATGTCGGGAATGAGCTACACAAAATTGGGCTGACCCTCATCAACGTCAACGTAACGGATATCCATGATGAATCTGGTTACATCAAGGCCTTGGGGCAAGAGGCAGCAGCAAAGGCGATCAATGACGCCAAGGTGAAAGTGGCCAAAGAAGAGCGAACCGGAGCCATCGGCCAGGCAGAAGCGGCTAAAGAACGACGTACCCAAGTGGCGGCGGCCGATTCGGCAGCAGAGATTGGCGAGAAGAATGCCCAGGCAGCAGCCATCAAAGGCAAGAACTTGGCGGATATCCAGATCGCCTTGTCAGACACAGACCGCCGGCAACAAGTGGCCGAAGCTAATAAAAATGCGGAAGTAGCCGAAAAAACGACGGAAGCCGAAGCACAAAAAGCGGCTTACCTGGCACAGATACAAGCCGAAGAAGCCCGCAAAGAGCGTGAGCTCGCCGCCCGCCGCGCCAACGAGGTGGTCCAATCTCAGATTGAAAAAGAAAAGACCCTAATCGCCGCCGAAGCTGAAGCAGAACAAAAACGCAAAGTAGCCGAAGGGGAAGCCGCTGCCATTTTAGCCCATTATCAGGCAGAGGCGGAAGGGGTTCGGATCGTGCTGGATGCACAGGCCGCTGGTTTTCAAAAACTAGTCGATGCCGCCAATGGCAATCCACAAGCAGCTATTGGCCTGCTGCTGGTCGATAAGATTCCAGAACTGGCCAAAATCCAAGCGGATGCTATCAAAAATATCAAATTTGACAAGGTAACGGTCTTCGATGGGGGTGATGGCCAAGGTGCCGCAGGCTTCATGAGCGGTCTCTTCAAATCCATTCCGGCCCTTAGCGAATTCATGAACCAGTCCGGCCTAAATTTGCCGGAATACCTGGCGACGAAACCGAATGGTCACCCAGCAAAGGGAGAGGATACAAAGCTGGACAAACAGAAATAATACATTTTTTTAATAGATTGTGCCGGACACCATATTTATCGCCAGCCCTGGCGATAAATATGGTATACCTAAGTGGATTTAGGAGAAGGTTGTCACCAATATCCGTTTGGGTTTTCTGAGGGTTCTCGGCTATTAAATTATCCTGAATAAAGTCAGGTATTATACTAATAAACCTGCTCATCCTTTTCAGTCTACTGAACTACCCACGCTTTATTAAACGCTTTTCGAAAACAGCTACTATCAAAGCTCCCCACTTGCCTAATTGGCTGCTTTAATGTAACTTTACCCTCGGCATAATGCCAAAAAACGACAACCACATATGAAGCTTAGAAAGACAGCTCTTTATACCGCGCTACTGCTGATGGTGCTCTTTTCCGCTTGTAAAAACGAAGATAGACCTTCCGATTTTCCACCGACCCTTAGTACAGATCCTAATGATAAGCAACCTGCCCCGAGTAATGATAATGATGAAAACGCTGTTGTTGTAACCGAAGGTCTTACCAAGGATTACCTAAACACCAATAGAGGGATTTGGCAGAAGCCAGAATTAATCTTGCAATTATTGGGCAATCTTGAAGACAAAGTAGTGGCCGATATTGGCGCAGGTACTGGCTTTTTTGCCTTTAGGCTAGCACCAAAAGCCAAAAAGGTGATTGCTGTCGATATCAATCCGGTATATACCAAGGCCCTCGACAGCCTTAAAGTCTTTCGCCTGGCTGACGACATTCAAGATCGCCTGGTCACTCGTCTGGGTAAAGAAAATGATCCTAATTTAGCAGAGGGTGAAGTAGATATTGCCATTATTGTAAATACCTTTGTTTACATTCGCGACAAGGTAGGCTATCTCAGAACCCTCAAAAAAGGCATCGCCAAGGGCGGCAAATTACTCCTCATCGAATTCAAGAAAAAACGCCTCCCCGACTTTGTAGAACCTGAGCAAAAGTATCGGCTCCCGCTTCATGAGGCAGAGGAAATGCTCTATAATGCCGGATATAAAAATATTGTAGCCAATGATACGGCGCTGGATTATCAGTATATTTTGATCGCGGAGAATTAGGGCGCTGGCTCTGCGATCTCTGCGCAACTGTCTCCGGAGGGGTAGTTACGCAGAGGTAAGGGAAACCACTCATTTTCTCTACCTTTTTTAAATACGATCTATTCTGCAAAAACAACATCCAGTTCCTGGTACCCTAGCACCCTGAACAGCTACTGCAGGAAAAAGGAAGCGAGTTGAAGAACCTTTGATTCCGCGAAACGAGAGTGATAGGTTTTTATAAGCCCAAAATATCAGGATGAAAAACAGAAATTTCGGGGTAAAATTAAGTTGTTTTTTTGAAAAGGTGCAAGATAAAACCGTTGTTGCCTACTAAGCAATTTCCCTTACCACTGATTCTCCTGTTCGTCTATTAGTGCGCGGAGAGACAAATGCCTGATAAGAAGCAGCCTGAAGTCGGATTTTATGGAATCATATTTCAGGTTTTCATCGCATTATTTCATGTCTGTTCGCCGACCTCGTAGGTTTGGTCTGAGTTGTATTTTCGCAGTCATGATCAAAATATTTGCAGACATCTTTCTCTGCCTGTGAAACTAATGATTTTAATAATTTTGGATCGGGCTTGAAGTCCCACATTTCCATGTTCCCTGCATTTAGCTCAATGGTTTGTTCCTGAAAACCGGAAGTTGAAGAAATACCTGTTTCTCCTGTGCCCATTACACCCGGTATAAGGGTATATCTAAGAATAAGATCAAATATGCTATCTACGCTTTTAACTTCATCTTGATCGTATCCTAGTCTAATACCAAGTGTTTTGGGATTGGCTCCCGGTTCATTTTCAAAGACCCTGATAGGCGAGTTGTTTCTTGTCCCGCCGTCTAGCCAAAGGCCAGCGAGTTCTGAATGGCTGCCTTTGATGCCTCCTTTAGTTATTCGAAGTGACTCTTCCTTGGTTATCCTTATCGGTTTATATATATAAGGAAGGCTCATGGAAATCCGGATAGCATCAACAAGGGACATATTTGGAGTCGTTTCCTTTGAAAAATATTCAACCTTACTTTTTTCTACATTAAATCCAACAATTCTAAGCTTAATGCCATATCGATCATAATGCTCCTCAAAAGTTAAGTTTGCCTTTCCTGTTTTCTTTCTGATTAATTCTGCAAAAAAGGCGCGAGCATTACATCCAGAAAACAATCCAAGATCATTTACAAAATTATTAATATAAATTGGCATTAAAGGAGATTTCAACTTACTAAACATATCTACATTTTCCCATGCTACTGAACTTGTCAATAACTTCTTCATAAATGCAACCGTAATATCCTTGTTTTCTTTCCGGATGGTAGCCATTACCTCTTTTAACATTTCCATCATCGGGTTAAAAACAGGTTTCAAAACAATTGGAACATTTCCTTTTACCTTGTCAATAAGCTTTTCAAATATTTTTTTCAATAAGCCATTTAAAAAATCAATAAAAACAACAGGAATGTCATTTCTTTGAGCGCAGCCAGTTTCCAATTTAGGCAATTGACTGGGTAGGACAGGCAAATCAAATAATCTATTCAAATTAGTCCTGCTTAAGGCATCTTGAATTTGAGTAGAATTATACCCTATAGACAGCAAAGTAGCGGTAATTGCACCTGCCGAAGCACCAGCCACTCCCTTTATTTGCCCTAAAGGATCTAATTTGTCATTTTGAAACCGCAATATTCCTAAATTTTCTAACGCTTTAATTGCGCCTACATAGATTAATCCTTTTCCGCCGCCACCTTCAAATGAAAGGTATTGAACTGCTTCCTTTGTTAACTTCTTTCCGGTCCCACCGCCGCTTTCTATAGTTGTTAATTCTCCCTGTGGATTTGAGGATAAAACGTCTACATAATCTTTGGCCTCTTCCTGGCTACACTTGCAGCTATGGTATTCCTGATTTTCAAATTGTGGGTGCTTATGTCTGTTATCACAGTAGCCAGGGGTATGGCCATCTATTGCTTTGTCATAACCATTTTCAAGGTATTCAGAAGGGTAATAGGAATCTGTAAACGGTGCAGGTTGAGGCCCTGTGGTAAAAGCGGGAACGACTATAGGATTACCTGCATACTCAAAATGATGTCCATCGGTATGGTTAAAACAATACCCCCATCTAAACCCAAAGGCTTCGAAGAGTGCAACTAATCTTGGCGCCATAGCCGCATGAGCGCCGGTTTCCTGAGGATTTTCTACGAAATTTAAGTCAAGCGCCAACCCATAGGCATGATTGGAAATTCCTCTGGCCCTTGGATAGGCTCTTTGGATGAATGCATCGACACTTTCTCTGTTATTTTGCGTCGTTCCTATCCCTCTAAACAGCTGGCCACCCATCGTATGGAATAATAAATCGTTCCATCCCAGTTCTTCAACCGTTCGAAATACAGCTTCAACCACAGGGACGAGGACCTTTAACACATTTACCTGCCGCCTAATTCCTACGGGATTAGCTGTATTTACCAGTTGGGGATACTCATATGCCAGTTTAACATTGCCAAATGAAGCAGCGCTGAATAGCGGAGCGATAGCTGAAGGGTTAGGCTGATTCTTAGCCGTAAGGCTTTGCATTCGTTGTTGCTGAATCATCAATATTTCCTGAGGCGTAGCCCCTGGCGAAATAGGAAAAGCCTGATCCACCTGTGCCAAACGGGCTTGCCAGGCGCTATCTATTTGTTGTCTTTGAGTTTGCGTATTTACGGCAGCTGGAATAGTAACCAGATTGGGATAAAATAAAAGTCCTGCCGTTAATCCTGGAATTTGTCCGGTTTCTGCCAACCAATGCTGCCCGGCTAAAGCATTTCGCCAAGCATTGGCATTATCACGAAATGCTTGTTGGGTTATCCTGTCACTATAAAGATTTAAAAAATAAACATAATCAGTGATGTCCGTACTCACATAAGTTAAAGAGAGTGGTGGAAATTCCTGGATAAATACAGGGCGAGGGGGTAGCCACCAATTATTATTCGTGTTTTGCTGGATTAGATCCCGAAGTCTGTACATAAGCAACCAACCCAGGTTTTCCAGGCTATACGCTTCAAAACTATTAGTGGTATTCCGTGCTAATTCTCTAAAGAAGCCTGGTATGGCAAGCAACAACCTTGGCGCTAAATAGGGCGCTTTATTATTTTGAGGGGTATCCCGATTATGATAGGTAACTCTGGGATTCATTATCCAATTATTGGGATATCTCAACTGCGCAAGTAAAGCTGCAAAAGTGTCGCCAAAGTATTGGGCAATTGGCAAAAGAGGCGCAAATCCTCCATTATTACGAAACCTTGCGATATCATCTGCTGCAATTCCTCGGTTGGAAAATGCCTGTTCAATGATGGTTTCTGGGTTGGCGACAATATTGGGAAACTGAGAAACGGTATTCACATAAGGTTTGGGCGGATGACAATTAAATGATATGGTCGAGGCTGGCGTATAGTAATGAGGGGTTTGAGATTGGAAAACTCTTTCACTAAAAGTCTCGTTCCCTTCATCATGGGAAATTGTTTCTTCATATTGTTCTGTTAGGCTTTTTTCCGTCTCGATGCTCATATCTGAATTTTTAAGGTGTTTTTGAGAAATATTCGTTAATGTTTGAGAGATATCCAATACACCGTTGCCAATTCTGTGATGGTTGTTTTCACTAAAGGATGGATCGGCATTTTTGAGTAATAGCGTTCTAATATCAAAACTACTTAGTGGAAGTGGAGTGGTTTCAAGGATTAGGGCTACAGCTCCGGTAACATGTGGTGTTGCCATACTGGTGCCCGACATTTTAATTCTTCTTCTTCCTCCTTTCACCTCATCAAGGGCACTCGACCTGGCGGCCACTACACCCACTCCTGGTGCCAGGACATTGGGCTTTTGTCTGCCGTCTACCGTGGGACCACTACTACTGAACGGAGCCAGCTGCATCGTTTTTGTATTAATAGCACCTACTACGATGGTGTTGAATCCATTGCAAATAGTGCCGGTAGTTGTAAGCGGATCAGCATATTGATCTTCGAATTTTGATTGACAGGTTTTACATCCCGAATCTCTTTCAATCCAGGCATGGTATCTACCATCCACTACTTTTACACCCATAAGTTCCACTGTCCATTTCCCTTTCGGTGCATGGGTGTATAGAAAAATGTTAATGTGATTTTTTTGATTGTTAGGCTCATTTGCGCGATGGTAGATTCTGCCAATGATGCTATTATTCCATAAAATATCTTTTTTTCCTCCTAATGGACAGGAAAATGTGGCATCTGAGGATTCCTGTTTTAAAATAATATCAAATATATCCTTGCCTGAATACCAGATTTCCAATTCATTTGGCGTAATATCTGCTTTATCAATTTGCATTTTAAATGTCTCTTTCCTGCCGGGAGGCACTATACCTGAAGTATGGGTTTTAGATTCAAAATAATTTCCTGTACTTTGGCAAATGGCAGTATTCATCCGATTGGCTAAAAAATTGTCCATACCCATTTCGATCAGGGATAGCCCTTCATGAGAACCGCCATGCCGCCCAAAACTAAGGTTGATAACCAAAGGTTGATCTCCTGCTGTCTTTTGAATAAAATGAATAGCTTCCAACACGCTAACAGAATCACCCAGGTTCATGGTTGGCGTGACATCCCTTGAAGAAAGATGAACAAAAATGATTTCGGCTTCTGGTGCAATGCCCTTCGCTCCCGAACGACCGTTGCCAGCGGCGATGCCCATCACGTGAGTGCCATGTGATCCCCCTTTCGCGGCAGATTTTCCGGGATGATACCCTAGGGTATGATAGGGCCTGTCACTTGCAAGCGCGCTGTTTATCTCATCGCGGTGATAGACTCTGCCATAGTTAAAAGGCTTGGGAGTATTGATGTCGGTTTCATCTGTTTGATCCCAAATAGCGATTAAACGTGTGCTACCGTCTTTGTCGATAAAGTCAACATGGGCGAAATCAGCACCGTAATCAATAATTCCAATCACCACTCCTTTTCCTGTTGCATCAACCTGTGATTTCAGGCGCCAGTCTTCTTCTATTTGTAGTTCTTCTTCCTCTATTTCCTCTGTTTCCACTACATCACCTGTCAGAAAGCGACTGGCCTTGAAACTGACGATCTGTTGACCATAATATATTTCAAGTACATCTTTTCGCTTTATTCGGCAAGTAATAATTTCTCCAAATTGAGTAACGAGACGCAGCTTCGCCGGAATCACAGCGGGGTCTTTCAATCGGATCAGCGCGGCGATTTCTTCATTCGGATCGAGGTTGGGAAGCAGTTGTTCTTGTAATGCGGGATCCATCTGGCTAGCTTTTAGTTGAACAGGTAAGCGTATTTTTTTAGGTTCTCTGACAATTTTTGTGGTCAAGAGAAAGATTTTTTATAACAAGCATCCTGCCTCCCCTTCATGAAGTTGCATCAACTAAATCGGCTGGCCAGATGTACCCTTTTAAAAACAGACGTCCATTCGGACGCCCATTATGCTGAATCTTTCTATTTGTAATCTTTCAAAATGGTAGTATTATCATCGATGTGCCCTTTTATGGTGTCTACATCAGTAGTATCAGCATTATAAATAAATACCACCAGCTTTTTTGCTTCCTCCCTTAATGCCAAAAGATCGGCAGCTAATATTTCCTTGCTTGCTTTTAGATCCTCGATCTCCGTTTTATCATCCGCCCTGAACTTTGCATTCAGTACCGGCATCATAAGATTTTTGGAGTTATCAATAGAGCTGAGCAGGCCTATTTTCATGGCTTCGCTACGTTCAACCCCCTGACGTTCTGCCACTACGAAGCTGAATAACATACGAGACATTAAATCATTCATTATTATTGCTTTTTAGAATCAGACAATTTTATTGCTTACAAATCACTATTTACTAAGCGCAAGCACCATTAATAAAGGCATCATCGAATCACTACCCGAACCAAATCCGCCGCCCATCATCATTGGAAGCAGCATCAGCATCGTGTTATCCTCTTTTTTGAAAGTGGCCTGCGCGTTGTATGCTGTGTTTAGAGCCGCAGTTCCTGTGGTACCAGGATTGAGCGTGATTTTTTCAATTTTTGGATCACTACTCAACATCATAGGCAATAACATAGACATCTGACTTTGTTGTTGGGCATTTTTGAAATCTTTATCCATCTTTTCCATCCGTTTTCCCATCAGGTTAACCCTTTTACCTACGCGGGCAGACTGCTTGTTCAAACGGGAAATTGCCTGGTTCTGAGCTTGTGAAGCTTTGGTATGTTTGGCATCAATTCGATTCACTTCGGAGGCGATTTTTGCTGTTTCTCCCGCATTCTTATTTACCGCTTCGGTCGTCTTGACAGTAGTAGCATTCAGCGCGTCAATCGACCTCTTGAGAACGGCTATATCGTCTTTTGTAGCAATGTTTTGTGGCAAACGAACCTGAAACGGACGACCTTGCTGATTAGTCATTGTTCCTGCCAGATTGGATAAGGGATTAATTCCTCCGGTTCCTGTCAGCCTAGGTCTTACGCCTTGTAATCGCACCGGCCTCCTGCCGCCTTTTCCAAGTACATTGGAAGCAGCGCGAACAGCAGCCGAGGCGCCCCCAGTAAGTAGGTCCAGGGGTCTGAATCTAAATTCTGCCGATTCGTCATCATAAGACTCATCGTCCCAGGATTCATCATCGTAGGATTCGTCATCATAAGACTCATCGTCCCAAGATTCATCATCATAAGATTCACCTCTATTTCCATACAAACCCTCTTGATCGTACCGGACATCAAGACGTTCCAGTACGGCTTCGTTTTCAGTAAAAGCCATAGTTATTTGATTTTGGTTTTTTATTGATTATTTAGATCTCCTTCCGTTTTATTAATCGTTTGGATTAATTTCACAAAAAACGGTTGAATCAGGTGGTTAAACTTCTGTTCTTCAATTTCCAGGTTGCCGGGACTGCCATTTCCATGACAATCTGAACAGTCTGGGTCAATACCCCAGCATTCACAGGCACCAAGCGCAGAGGCCGCATAGGCATTAAGCCGTACGATCTTATTATGTTTTTGCTGCAGGGCTTTGTATTCAGACAGCAACTCTTTATTCATCTTTATAAGGGTTTTTACGTCTTGTCGCATCTGAACGGAGCCTCCATTTTTATGTCCATTAATTGGAATATGATTTTCACGTTCCTTTCCTTTCTGTAAATTTTGCATCATTACCTGCCCAAGCATTTTCTTGTAAGGATCTTCGCTTTGCCCTAAATTTTGCACTAGCGAAGTCATCATTTCTTCATAAGATGCAGCGCTATTATTATTCATAGATTATTTGTTTAACAGGTTTAATATATGTTCACCGATATTTTCCGGAGATTCGGGATTAACAATCATATTATCTTCCGAATCATAATAAAAATCAGGATAGTAAAAATTTCCCCCATTAGATTCTGCCTCTAAACTGGAAGCCAGTTGGGAAATGACATTTAAAATAGAGCCAATCGGAATTTGTGCTCCACCAACAGAGACGCTGGTATTTCCTCCTTTGGTTAAACCTTGCAGTGCCGCCCCTATTGCCGGGTTTTGCAAGAGTCCGGCTAAAATGTTGGCAGAATTAGAGATAACTGTAGCAGGTGGCGCTGTAGCACTCACTGCTGGGCGAGCAGGAGCTTGGGGCCTCGGAGCAGGAACAGCCATTGGTCTTGTCGGGGTCTTTGGTTTGGAGAAATTTTTAACAAGGCCCGAAACCCCTTTAATTACAGCAGGCAAAGCACTTATCAAGGTGCCAACTATGGGCGCTATTTCGCCGCTCTGCTCTAAGGCAAAGGTGTTTTCAAAAAAATCATTTATCTCCCCAAGTGTCATACTTTCAGGGTCAAAATCTTTCCCTTCGTAATCTTCATCATCAAAACCTTCCCACTCTCCTTCTATTTGAAAATCGTATTCAGGGGAGACGTCAGTGAAAGCGTCAGCCTCAATAAATTCCATTTGTCCGTAATGGTTATCGAAAGAATTGTGAAACATAGTTCAATATTTTTTTTGCCAAAAAAATCCAATAAATACCTGCTTTGCTACGCCAATTTAAAGGTTTCATGATCTCAAAAAAATCGCCTGTCTCTTCCAGCTCCTTTACAACCTCATTCAGGCAATTTTGTGTTAATTCATATACGACCAAAAGGTTCCTTTTATAAAAATATTTCCGGTTTTCGTCCTTAATTTTTTTTGCTATTATTTGCATTCTATTGAAGCTAAAAACATCGACAAAATACTCGTGCCCCCCATTAGCGCTATCTAACCATACAATCAAAATAGCTTCGTCTGCCCCATGCATAATTAGTTTTAGCGTAAAGCATGCCTCCATTCCTCTATTTTTAAATAAACTAGTCTACTGCAATACAATTATCTACAAGTTCAGCATTTAAATTTATCTGCCAATGGGGTATCAATGGAAATGCAATATTGGTTTATGGAAAAGATGGTTCCATCCATTTAAATGTGTCGGCGGGAGTAAAATTCTGTGGTGCTTGGAAGCTGTTAGAGCATGTTTGGAGGTCGCTTTTGGAGGCAAAAAGTGTCAATTTTTCGCTGAGACTAGGCACTTTTGAAGTTCATACCCTTCGGTACGGACGAAAAAAGTAACGAAGTATCAGCGAAAAAGGGATAGTTTTAGGCCCAAAGGGTGACCTCCAAACATGCTCTTAAAGACGAGTTATTAAATTCATAAACTCAGACCGCTTATTTCTCGAAACAGGGATAACTGCTTTTTCATCACCTTTCATTAATATAATCCCCTCTCTCTTGTATTTATAAATATGTAATAAATTAATCAAGTGGCTTTTGTGTGGGCAATAAAAACCTGAACCTTCCAATAACTTTTTGAATTCACCAATATTATAGGAGCTAATAATACTTCTGTGGGAAGAAATAGTAATGACCCTTGTGCAGTTAGTCAAACTTTCACACCGGATGATTTCATTTATAGGAACAAAATCTAGACCATCAGAAGAAGGAATACCGACCTGGATAAGGGAAGGCTTGTTAATTATTTGTGTTTTCCTTAATTCTGAAATTCTTCTAGCACATTCAGCAGTAAGTATTACCAATTCTTCCACTAAAGGATAGAATAAATAGCCTGATGGATTAAAAAAATTTAAAGGGATAGACCTCGGCTTGTCTCTTTCAAGAATCAAAATAAATTCAGCATTCAGTTTTTTTTGTTTAATGATTTCCAAATCTTCCAGTGAAATCCCTTCCGGATCAATAAATATAATTTCCGGTAAAATACCCAGGCTGGTATTAAAAAAATCCTTAATAGAGTTATAATACCAATTGATTTCCATATAGGGACAATACTTTACTATTACATTAGTCAAATAGTCTTTTATTTTTTTTCTGTTTTCAACAATAGCAACTGG from Saprospiraceae bacterium encodes:
- a CDS encoding SPFH domain-containing protein, translating into MIHRFLSFDHLSRCLVLGTLLMLSASLSAQSDVGIMGSSMSVFLPILVVVAMFLLLMWFFISRYRRCPSDKILVIYGKTGKGSANCIHGGAAFVWPVIQDYQYLDLQPMSIDVNLQDALSKQNIRVSVPAQFTVAIGNEPSLMQAAAERLLGMPSATIRSLAHDIIMGQMRLVIANMDIEELNSDRDKFVTSVYDHVGNELHKIGLTLINVNVTDIHDESGYIKALGQEAAAKAINDAKVKVAKEERTGAIGQAEAAKERRTQVAAADSAAEIGEKNAQAAAIKGKNLADIQIALSDTDRRQQVAEANKNAEVAEKTTEAEAQKAAYLAQIQAEEARKERELAARRANEVVQSQIEKEKTLIAAEAEAEQKRKVAEGEAAAILAHYQAEAEGVRIVLDAQAAGFQKLVDAANGNPQAAIGLLLVDKIPELAKIQADAIKNIKFDKVTVFDGGDGQGAAGFMSGLFKSIPALSEFMNQSGLNLPEYLATKPNGHPAKGEDTKLDKQK
- a CDS encoding methyltransferase, encoding MKLRKTALYTALLLMVLFSACKNEDRPSDFPPTLSTDPNDKQPAPSNDNDENAVVVTEGLTKDYLNTNRGIWQKPELILQLLGNLEDKVVADIGAGTGFFAFRLAPKAKKVIAVDINPVYTKALDSLKVFRLADDIQDRLVTRLGKENDPNLAEGEVDIAIIVNTFVYIRDKVGYLRTLKKGIAKGGKLLLIEFKKKRLPDFVEPEQKYRLPLHEAEEMLYNAGYKNIVANDTALDYQYILIAEN
- a CDS encoding S8 family serine peptidase, with protein sequence MTTKIVREPKKIRLPVQLKASQMDPALQEQLLPNLDPNEEIAALIRLKDPAVIPAKLRLVTQFGEIITCRIKRKDVLEIYYGQQIVSFKASRFLTGDVVETEEIEEEELQIEEDWRLKSQVDATGKGVVIGIIDYGADFAHVDFIDKDGSTRLIAIWDQTDETDINTPKPFNYGRVYHRDEINSALASDRPYHTLGYHPGKSAAKGGSHGTHVMGIAAGNGRSGAKGIAPEAEIIFVHLSSRDVTPTMNLGDSVSVLEAIHFIQKTAGDQPLVINLSFGRHGGSHEGLSLIEMGMDNFLANRMNTAICQSTGNYFESKTHTSGIVPPGRKETFKMQIDKADITPNELEIWYSGKDIFDIILKQESSDATFSCPLGGKKDILWNNSIIGRIYHRANEPNNQKNHINIFLYTHAPKGKWTVELMGVKVVDGRYHAWIERDSGCKTCQSKFEDQYADPLTTTGTICNGFNTIVVGAINTKTMQLAPFSSSGPTVDGRQKPNVLAPGVGVVAARSSALDEVKGGRRRIKMSGTSMATPHVTGAVALILETTPLPLSSFDIRTLLLKNADPSFSENNHHRIGNGVLDISQTLTNISQKHLKNSDMSIETEKSLTEQYEETISHDEGNETFSERVFQSQTPHYYTPASTISFNCHPPKPYVNTVSQFPNIVANPETIIEQAFSNRGIAADDIARFRNNGGFAPLLPIAQYFGDTFAALLAQLRYPNNWIMNPRVTYHNRDTPQNNKAPYLAPRLLLAIPGFFRELARNTTNSFEAYSLENLGWLLMYRLRDLIQQNTNNNWWLPPRPVFIQEFPPLSLTYVSTDITDYVYFLNLYSDRITQQAFRDNANAWRNALAGQHWLAETGQIPGLTAGLLFYPNLVTIPAAVNTQTQRQQIDSAWQARLAQVDQAFPISPGATPQEILMIQQQRMQSLTAKNQPNPSAIAPLFSAASFGNVKLAYEYPQLVNTANPVGIRRQVNVLKVLVPVVEAVFRTVEELGWNDLLFHTMGGQLFRGIGTTQNNRESVDAFIQRAYPRARGISNHAYGLALDLNFVENPQETGAHAAMAPRLVALFEAFGFRWGYCFNHTDGHHFEYAGNPIVVPAFTTGPQPAPFTDSYYPSEYLENGYDKAIDGHTPGYCDNRHKHPQFENQEYHSCKCSQEEAKDYVDVLSSNPQGELTTIESGGGTGKKLTKEAVQYLSFEGGGGKGLIYVGAIKALENLGILRFQNDKLDPLGQIKGVAGASAGAITATLLSIGYNSTQIQDALSRTNLNRLFDLPVLPSQLPKLETGCAQRNDIPVVFIDFLNGLLKKIFEKLIDKVKGNVPIVLKPVFNPMMEMLKEVMATIRKENKDITVAFMKKLLTSSVAWENVDMFSKLKSPLMPIYINNFVNDLGLFSGCNARAFFAELIRKKTGKANLTFEEHYDRYGIKLRIVGFNVEKSKVEYFSKETTPNMSLVDAIRISMSLPYIYKPIRITKEESLRITKGGIKGSHSELAGLWLDGGTRNNSPIRVFENEPGANPKTLGIRLGYDQDEVKSVDSIFDLILRYTLIPGVMGTGETGISSTSGFQEQTIELNAGNMEMWDFKPDPKLLKSLVSQAEKDVCKYFDHDCENTTQTKPTRSANRHEIMR
- a CDS encoding LytTR family transcriptional regulator DNA-binding domain-containing protein, which codes for MKTPVAIVENRKKIKDYLTNVIVKYCPYMEINWYYNSIKDFFNTSLGILPEIIFIDPEGISLEDLEIIKQKKLNAEFILILERDKPRSIPLNFFNPSGYLFYPLVEELVILTAECARRISELRKTQIINKPSLIQVGIPSSDGLDFVPINEIIRCESLTNCTRVITISSHRSIISSYNIGEFKKLLEGSGFYCPHKSHLINLLHIYKYKREGIILMKGDEKAVIPVSRNKRSEFMNLITRL